ACTAGATCCAATCTGCATCAGCAGAGACACAACTAACAATGATCTCATAGAGGATCATACATTGGTCACTGAGAATCCAACATAGCAGGTAGAGGAGACAACTGCCCAAAGTGAGGAGGCATTGCCTGAAGAGTCACCACATGATCACCATGCAGTTCTCACAGAGTCAATGCAGGATCAACCATCTCAAATAACCACTGTTCCAGCATCACATATACCTCTCAAAAAAAGTACAAGAGAACTTAAGGAACCTATTTGGATGAAGGATTATGTAGCTTCAAGTAAGGCATCTATCAAATATCCTTTAGCTAATCACTTGACATATGAATATACTACTCCAAATTATTATAGCTATCTGGCAAAATTCTCTACTCTGGAAGAGCCACAAACCTTCAAACAGACAGTTAAGGATGAGAGATGGATCAAGGCCATGCAACAAAAGATTCAAGCTTTAGAAGACAACAAGACTTGGAAGGTGGTTGACTTACATGCAGGAAAGAATACTGTCGGTTCTAAATGGGTATATAAGATTAAGTACCAAGCCAATAGTGAAGTGGAAAGGTTTAAGGCCAGACTTGTTGCAAAAGGCTATAGTCAACAAGAAGGGCTCGATTATCATAACACATTCTCACCTATTGCCAAAATGGTAACAATGATTAGCAGTTTCAAAAGGCTGGATTGTATATCAAATGGATGTCTATAATGCTTTATTATACGGTGATCTATGTGAAGAAGTATACATGGAATTACCAGAAGGCTTCAGGAAGCAGGGAGAGAAGAAAGTTTGCAGGTTGCTCAAGTCATTGTATGGACTTAAGCAAGCATCCAGGCAATGAAACATTAAGTTGACAGATGCATTATTAGAAGCAGGTTTCTCTCAAAGCAGTCATGACTACTCCTTGTTTATTCTGCGCAAACAATCTAATATTGTGGTGATTCTGGTGTATGTAGATGATTTGCTAATTACAGGCAATAGTGAAACCTTAATTAATCAAATTACATCAGAAGTTCAAACTCAAGGATTTGGGTGAACTCAAATATTTCTTAGGCATTGAGGTGCTGAGGTCTAAGTCTGGAGTTATCTTGAACCAAATGAAGTATGTGCTTGAGCTGGTTTCTGAATTGGGACTTAGTGGAGCCAAGCATGTCATTACTCCTATGGAGTCCAACTTAAAACTCACAACTGTAGAAAATGACAAAGCAACAGGTGCCAAAGAAGATTCACTACTACCTGATGTTAGGCCTTATCAGAGACTTATAGGGAAGCTCATGTATGTTACAATCACTAGACCTGATATTTGCTATGCCATCCATACACTTAGCCAATTCATGCAACAATCCAATAGGTCTCACTGAGAATCTGCTCTTCGAGTGGTTAGATATCTTAAGCATTCACCAGGCCAAGGTGTTTGGCTGAAACCTAGTTCTACAAATGAGCTCAGTTGTTGGTGTGACTCTGATTGGGCTGCCTGCCCCAACACTCGTAGGTCTATCACTGGATATGTTGTCAAATTTGGTGATTCACTTATCTCCTGGAAGTCCAAAAAGCAACAAACTGTTTCTAGGAGCTTTGCTGAAGCAGAGTATCGAAGTATGGCTTCAGCAGTTGTGGAAGTCACTTGGTTACTTGGCCTTTTCAAGGATTTGGGTGTCATTATTCACGTTCCTATCCCTGTGTTGAGTGATAGTAAGTTAGCCATTCAACTCGCTGCCAATCCGATCTTCCATGAACATACCAAACACATCGAAATTGATTGCTATTTTATTCGTGACAAGGTCAAGATTGGCATGACCGAGACTGTGTATGTGAACAACAAGGATCAGCTAGCAGACTTACTCACTAAGGGGTTGAGCCAAGCTCAACATTTGCATCTTCTAGGCAAGCTTGGTGTGCTCAACATTCTGCACCCTTGCAGCTTGAGGGGGAGTCttatgatatatatatacatatgtggCTTAGTTAATTGAAGTTTGTTATGCTTAGTTATCATTAGCTGTATAATTATTCTTAGTCGGTTAATTAGTTGGCTGCTTGTATATATGTAGTAGATTGATGACATAATAAGATTGGCGGTTATTATTTTCCTTCTCAACTCCTCTTAATACTCTCTCGAAGCTTCCGCCATTGATGAGCTTATTAGCTCAAGCTGCAGCTCACTGATTCTAGAATATTTTGGCAGGTTTATCTCTTAaaatcattttctttttttttaaaggtTTTTTTATTAACTTAAGTCAAAAGAGCCATGTGGCTTCTTTTTATTCGTTAATTATGCCATGTCAGCGCGTGTGAAATACACACATCATATTTGTTTTACTGATTAATTTTTTGTATTTAATAGACACATATTGAGTGAAGTTGAAGTATCTAATAGGCACAAGTTTTACTTGAAGTAGCTAAATGACAATATCGGACAAGTTTAAGTAGTGGTATATGTATTACGCCTTTAATAAACAAATCACGACTTGTTTTTAATGAAAGGGGTGGGCGGCTACTTTAAGATTTTTTCCAATTTGTCCGCACTAGACTGATTtattcaataaataaataaataaatcctgCGTGGTTGTTGAAATTGACCAGCTGATAATAACTATAGTTCTGAAGGGCAGATGAAGGACCACGTGAATATTGATTATACTAGGTAAtataaataacataaaatatttatttaatgtcAATATTCAACAAGTAGGATATCAAACTTgtaaaaagataaaagaaattaACAATTATAGTACATCATAAGTGGAAAAACAACAATGATCCCCACTATTGGGAAAGTGACAAATCTAGATCTATTGTATTTTCATCCCATCATTTGAGTTTGGTACCTTCACAGTCTCTTTAACTTGATTGCTGATGAATGCCTCCAACTTTTGATCCACTTCTTCAACCTATCATCATTCCAAACAAGAATAAGCACTTGGCCAAAATTTATGAAAAATCATCATTATTATAGAGAGGGAAACAAAAGTCATTTTGAGATCCTAACTATAGCCTGATTTAATAATTTATGATCAAAGTGAAAAGACAATTCTAGATCTACTCCACTTGCATCTTACTATatgatattataaaatatttagaCGGATTAGATTTGGATCTCGTTCACAAAGATAATCAACTTATATTTATTCCCAACATATTTAATTAGGATGTGGACAAAATGATGTAAGTAAATAGACTTTTGATTATTTACTTGTGCATTATTCTCACCTCAACTCATATGCTAGATGTACCAAAACTTATCTTTGTTAAAGAAATTCTACAATAAGTCATACTAGAGGGAAGAAACTGATAAAGAATATAGTTTTTTTTTCGATTTaacttctttttctatttttttaatccGGATAAATTTGTGCAAGCTTAAAAATAATTTACTGGTCATTCTGTCAAAATTGGAGTGGATGAGCTCTCTCGTAAAGTGTTGTAGTTCGAATTTAAATATCAATACGAAATATTCAAGTTGTTGCTCTTATGTCTTAAGTCTTAACCAAATAAGTCATCTTTAATTAAGGAGTGAGATTAGCAATAAAATACACAACTTGTCCAAACTATATTTTTGGGGAAAAGAATTGCTAATTTAAGTagatgaaaaaaaaaacaataaataaataccTTGTCCATTAGGTCTTCGACTAATTGAGCATCCTTTTCAGTTTCTTCAGCCAAATGTTCGATAGACTTCACTATACCTCTAAGCATTCCACCTTCCGGCAGCTTCTCCGCAAATTCCTCCGCCACCTTGTCCACTTCATCCGCAACTTTTCCCACCGCATCCGCCACCGACTCCACCGTCTCCGCCGCAATTGCAACTTGCTCTATGGACGTTgatcccaaaaaataaaaaatttaaaaagagaaaaagaatgaaaaagaGAGTAATATATAAAAAGCAGAAGTTATATTCTTACTTGTTACCGTTAATAATCTTGCTGTTAACAAAGGTATTGTTACACCTAATCCCACAGCCCAACTCATCCTGCAACAACATTTCTATGTCAAAATTTGTGGGTAATTAAGAAAAATGGCAGACCTGAAAGATTAATAGTCAAAAGTTTACGTGCATTTTTTAAATTTCTTACCAAGAATTTTCACCAGATGGTAAAAAAGGAATAACACCTGAAAGCAGATCTCCAGTTTCAGGAGTTGCATGTACAACTAAATCCCTACATAACCAGAAAAAACTTAGAATCTTACAAGAAAATCACCCACAGAAAAAAGTAGATTTATACTTAATATTGAGGAAATATTACCTTGGCCTTTTGTTACTTAGTAGTAGACCAGATCTCTGGCAGCTGGCTCTGATATTTTTAGCTTGAGATAAAGGATTGAAGATTGGAGTACTTTGAGATCTGCTGCATGGATTAAGAATATGGGGATTTCTTGACATATAACAAGGGATAATTAATGAGAACGCCATGGCTGGTGTAACAAATTAAAGTTAATAAGAATTCTTTTCTTAAGTTTTTGAAAGATCTATTCTCTATAGATCTACACAGAGAAATAGTAGCTAAACAGTAGAAGAGGAGAAGTATACAGTGTCAGAAGATGAATATATACATTAATTAATCGCGCTAAAGCATTGGTATGTAGATACAGTACATGTTCTTACCTTTATATagaatttctttttcaattttgtttttttGGACTGGAATAAAGAACTATTGAATAATAATTGAAGCTTCACCAGAAACACTATTGATTACCATTAGACTTAACACGTTTAAATCGACGGACAGATAGAGTCAAACTACCTTGCCAATTTGTGATACATTCATATTACTCGTGTTTTGGACAAATGAACACTCCAACTTATGATAAATTCACATTACATGCTCATTTTTGCACTAATATATTACTATTTACTACTGTGATCTTTTGTATATCGGATCCAAAATTTAAATCTTATGGGTTCGaacttttaagatttttagcGTTAAActtattataattttaaatttatgagttcatatctactattatTTTCGAGATTGATTAAAAGGTAAAAACTATCACATAAGTTGAGACGGCCGGAGTtttgttattacatcaaaattttAATTGAATTTATTATTAATATCCTCTGTTTTCAATCAAAAGTGGTCACCCCAAGTAAATTTTTATAGTATTGTTTTTCCTTCGACACGTGAATGTGCCAACCAAGATGTTTTAACAATTAGGGTAATCcatatcatttaattggtgaagcAAATCCAGTCAAACTcatatataataaatatttattatacgAAAAAAGGTTTAAAATATTCTTCTGTCATAGGCGGATCTAGAATTTAAACCCTATGAGTTCAATTTCTAAAAAAATTAGCATtcaactcattatatttttaaagttatgggttcatatctattatttttgcAGTTCTAATGAATTTTAACgtataaatttttactccgcatcgaaagttatgagttcaattgaaccAGTAGAGAATGCACCTCTACTATGCGAAAATGGCTAGTTATATCCTTCGTTATACTACCTATCCATTATTGTCCCCGACATTACAAAACACGTATACAAATACTCTTCCACCGTTAAGGCCTCCACCATGTCCAAAATTATCTCACATGACTTACATTTTTGCTGAGGTAGATACCACGTGACGTGCCACATCACTGCCCCAACTCCATTTTACCCCTGCCCCGCTTCTTCTTCAAATTACCACCTTCTCCTTCACCAAGCTACCACAATCCCTATACTATATATTGtatactttatatatataattattataaagaaaagtgttacagtatatttttttgttatttgatTGAAGTTATATTATACCAATAAGttcataaattatgataattttctcACTTATTAATTAGTTTATTTGCTTCActctttaattttaattttatcttttttATATAGGAAGTAAGTTATATATCGACAATATAATGGATTTCTTTTACGATCTTCTCTGAAACTGCATGAACACAAAAGTATCCATGCACCGATTTTCTTTTAGTGTAATTCAACATATTATATTAGAttatgtacaatttattttagatattcaccAATAAGTGCTACTAATTAATAGGATGAACTATAATTATCGTTTAAATTGATTAGAAAGAGTAAATATTTTTGACACTATCAATGCTCAAAACTTAAGCTATAATGTTATGTACATTTATTCTTTTTCTTGATTGTGATGATAGccaaatcaaaattttcactttgagTTCTGGACCTCAACATCCGATAATCCACCACTTTATTCTTTGTGCTTTTCTtcctagttttttttttaattcgcTATTTTTTTTGtctaaataattaatttattgtTTAGAAAGTAAATTTTGTTATTAATGtagaatttttataaaataaatttaagggTCTTTCAATACAGTTTCGCCTTTAGCACAAGTTCCGTTGAGCCGCCCTTCCTATCGCCTAGTTACACTCACCACCACAGCCCTTCATCAGAGGGCCTCTCCTTAGTCGTCTATCAACTTTGTCAATgatcctttctttttctttttcctcaacATTCTTCTTTCATCAATTTTAaataacatgatttctaatagcgTTTCTCCTTAGTCTTTTGTATTGTTCTCGCACTATATTGAAACAGGATTATCAACCCCAAAGAAGGAATTTTTTTCTCCTGCGTTATTTGGTCACATTGATTTTGCGAGATCCTCGGCCAAAAGATTCTTCCAATCTCCTATTTCTCATTTTCGAGAAAAACGCAATGTTCTTAACAGTCTAAGCAATTGGGTGAAGCCACCCGCTCATGTTTCCTCTAAATTTCTCAAACTTTCCAAATGACAGTCTGCAACTCACAATAATATGTTCCTcttacaaaaataatattaataaaagGAATATTTCAAATTATCCTTTTCCACTAAAGTGTATACATTTTTCTTCCTCTAAATCATAAGTTTAATGTTCCCCTGAAGACATATTTATATTCAAGAGAATAACATTCAAACTAAATTATTACGAAATCAAGTTCCAGTAGTTTATTAGTTACTATTATCCAATCAGGTTTCTTTTCCCTATTAACTACTCCTACTCAAACTAAAAATAGCGAAAGAAGAATGTTTGGGAAAAAAAGGTGTTAGCTGCCATGGCTgtcaaagagagagagagagttgagCTTACAAGACGAAGAGAGAATTTGAGAAAGAGGAAGAACGGTTAGACAATCTATATTACTATAATAAATAATGAaacaataaattttttaaaattaaagaagaaacagAAAAGTAACAGCAACAAAATGTACAAATAATGAAGCTGAATCTGAAATATAATTTCGGAataaaatcgagcccactgaatgcacagcgtgtccttaaggaaattattcccctcaagtacccgaggtgctggaatattatcctctcatgatagaacgatttaactgaccagagtgttggtaccaaaaccgTCGGTGAAACAGCgaaccactcgaaggctgtaaaccACACTGAAATTTTAGTTGTGTAGAAGATAGAGAAGAAGCTTAGAAAATTTCGTAAGAAAATTCTAGGATCAAGGtatatttatagccattttctggcactgtttctgaaaaggtttgcaacatTTCAGAAATAGCCATGGTTGTTGGAACAGGTGGGAACGTTTCTCGTTTGAAATATTTCGGGAAAAAGGATTTAAAATAATCTGGAAAAGATACAGATCAGGTCGCGGGTCTTGGGTTATTTCGGGTTaaattttcgttaattaattaaataatcgatctttgaccaaatccgaagccgaaaccgagccgagcgagcgagtgACGACGTCGCgaggcttactttctttccaacaCCAAAGgaagtgctttctcaatataaACACATTCCTTTTTCTTTCCACCATCTATGAGGGACACttgctctttccaaagcaaaaTGGGGCTCCCTTTCCCTCCACTTCcttccctccattttccattcaccaatcttttatacaacaatcccccacatgaatggcgAATGACTATACGACAAAGGAATGCACGAACGAGTGTGTGATTTacatgcaaggattaattgcatctggataagtaggtttctctttgaacttttcgtagtgaacttatatcggatatactcgatcaatcggtagatttgatatctttgaaccgtcgagctttgttgtatacctaaacaacataagtcacacaatcaacccttaaccaccTATGGTTCACTCGGTTGTGTTCGTTTTatccatgaacaccgcctggtttcatgagtgcccCTCGAAgcagcttacacttcacactcacataggtgatttctaaacgtgtaatcctatagacacactatctgttCATTTCCTGCTAgccttagcaaatcattaaaaaactttAAGCTTTATtaactcatcaaaaagccttaatgctttaccctgatttctgaacattgtcttcatcacgagaatgagttgagttatttgacaatgttgaaccgtcaatCATagctttgtttgatctctttgaacctagctcttgcGATCTCCAGTCTACTAGGTAGAGTTAttgccatgatgacttgtcctaggccttaATCCCATTTTcttcgatgatctttcaactgcctctctaaaTAAgctttttgtaagtggatccgacacgttatctcttgactttatgaaGTCAAtcatgataacaccactagagagtagttgcctAACAGTATTGTGTTTCCGTCATatgtgacgagattttccgttatatataacgctccctgccctgcctattgccgcttgactatcacaatgtatacatataggtgtcaaaggtttgggccaaaatggaatatcttccaagaaatttcggagccattcagcttcttcaccggccttatctaaagttaTGAATTCAGAtttcattgtagaacgggcgatgcacgtttgtttggatgatttccaagacaccactccacccccaattgtgaaaacatatccatttgtgaatttaacttcagatgatctggtaatccaatttgcatcactatatccctcggagggatatttgttataatgcaaagcataatcttgggtatgtttcaaatatcccaaaactcatttcattgccatccaatgtatttgattgggattacttgtaaaccgactcagtttgctaatagcacatgctatatatggtcgtgtacaattcatgatatacatcaaatttcccaatactcttgcataaccagttgtgagtcactttcaccttcattcttttgaaatgcataactcacgtcaattggagtcttggcaattttgaaattcaaatacttgaacttgtcaagtacttttTCAATATAGTGAGACTGTGATTAGGGGTGTTCATAATAACCCGAAAAACTGAACCAAaccaaaaatcgaaccaaacctaccaaaaaatccgatactttttaggtttggtttggttttgattttgaattttaaaaactgatcaaatttggtttggttttggttttaataaaaaaataaccgaaccaaaccgactatagaagtagctatttaaatttattattaaatatatatatatatatatatgtatatttttatataaagtttctaaaattttatggtacatattagtcgtttatatttttagtctaattttttgctattataataatctaactctttgcctttacattctagtttggtTGGTAGTTTTATTTtgttaagtacaagaatttattttatgttaaaaataatcgatttttaattgagtacttaaattattcatcactagttgattaaattatcatcaatatatcttggtaaatgatagatttctcaaagatcaATTGGTTtaatagtgttacgttgaaaatatagtcttcggaatatgtgtttggtagtgtatgtctcatatttaagaaaaaaactgaaaaaataaaaaaactgacaaaaaccgaatcgattaaaaaccgacttaattggtttggtttggtttcaatatttgaagaaccgacttacttggtttgatttatttttagggaaaaaccgatccaaaccgaaccatgaacacccctaaccgtgataatgctagacctcgTGGAGTCTTGTAAATTATGATTCCTAATATCACATTAGCAACTCCTAAGTCCTTCATGTCGAATTTTTAGATAGCATacacttagtagcatttatacCTTCCATGTtgttgctcattatcaacatgtcattaacatataaacaaataatgacttcatgacctagagtgtttttaatgtaaacacatttttcacactcgttgattttaaacccccttgccaacattgtttggtcaaatttggcattccattatttgggtgcttgtttaagtccataacgCGACTTAATAAGTTTgcacatttttttttctttacccggaaccacaaaaccctcaagttgtttcatgtaaatctctttctccaattctccatttaagaaatctattttaacatccatttgatggatttcaagaccatacacgcaAGCCAATGCCACTAATACCCTAATatatgttatcctcgttactggtgagtaagtgtcaaagtaattaAGGACTTCCTTttatctataacctttgacaacaaatcttgccttatatttgtcaatagtgccatcagctttcattttccgtttaaagatccatttcgaacctaaaggcttatttcatggaggaagatcaaccaattcccacatatggttatccaaaattgattgaatctcactattgactgtctctttccaaaatgatgaatcagaagatgacataactgctttgaaagtttgaggctcattttcaagcaagaatgtcacaaaatctggtccaaaggaagtagatgttctttgacgtttgctacgccttcgATCTTCTTCatttggagtattttcctttggttcttcgcgtggtcgtttaggtctttcacttaatgact
This region of Nicotiana tomentosiformis chromosome 4, ASM39032v3, whole genome shotgun sequence genomic DNA includes:
- the LOC104086890 gene encoding uncharacterized protein; its protein translation is MAFSLIIPCYMSRNPHILNPCSRSQSTPIFNPLSQAKNIRASCQRSGLLLSNKRPRDLVVHATPETGDLLSGVIPFLPSGENSWMSWAVGLGVTIPLLTARLLTVTKQVAIAAETVESVADAVGKVADEVDKVAEEFAEKLPEGGMLRGIVKSIEHLAEETEKDAQLVEDLMDKVEEVDQKLEAFISNQVKETVKVPNSNDGMKIQ